In Paeniglutamicibacter kerguelensis, one genomic interval encodes:
- a CDS encoding MarR family winged helix-turn-helix transcriptional regulator has product MTSESTPDPVFVREFLEALHPLLRRMRAERSLSPGKVGILHHLSQHGRATSKELAAAIRVSPQAISLATPELEELGFIERVPDSDDRRKTWIVLAEAGRAKLEEEIRAGEGWIGQAITEQLTSDERRILLAAIPVLKKIGVEAPRA; this is encoded by the coding sequence ATGACTTCCGAAAGTACACCAGACCCCGTATTCGTCAGGGAATTCCTCGAGGCGCTGCATCCCCTGCTGAGGAGAATGCGGGCCGAACGGTCACTCTCCCCGGGCAAGGTGGGAATCCTGCATCACCTCTCGCAGCACGGCCGGGCGACCAGCAAGGAACTGGCTGCAGCAATACGGGTCAGCCCCCAGGCCATATCGTTGGCAACGCCCGAACTCGAGGAACTGGGATTCATCGAACGCGTCCCCGATTCCGATGACCGCCGCAAGACCTGGATTGTGCTCGCCGAAGCCGGACGGGCAAAACTGGAGGAAGAGATTCGGGCCGGAGAGGGCTGGATTGGCCAGGCCATCACCGAGCAGCTGACCAGCGACGAACGCAGGATCCTTCTGGCGGCCATCCCGGTCCTGAAAAAGATCGGCGTGGAGGCGCCGCGTGCTTGA
- a CDS encoding dihydrofolate reductase family protein, translated as MRQLVYYVALTLDGFIAGPQDEVDFFEGSDEYTQHMIGNYSDTLPQHGREQLGIGQAPLTRFDTVVMGRRTYDPALQMGIASPYPHLRQIVFSRSLYSTDPEVLITDADPRRVIRALKNEDSPLDIYLAGGGQLAASLLPEIDEIIIKRYPVFIGSGIRPFGTDFAPKQFTMTKSIVFDPGNSITSFRPTTV; from the coding sequence ATGCGCCAATTGGTTTACTACGTTGCCCTGACCCTCGATGGATTCATCGCCGGTCCGCAGGATGAAGTCGATTTCTTCGAGGGTTCCGATGAATACACGCAGCACATGATTGGGAACTACTCCGATACATTGCCTCAGCACGGACGCGAGCAACTCGGCATCGGACAGGCACCGCTGACCCGGTTCGACACTGTAGTGATGGGACGGCGCACCTACGATCCGGCGCTCCAGATGGGCATTGCGAGTCCCTACCCACACCTGCGCCAAATCGTTTTTTCGCGCAGTCTCTACTCAACGGATCCCGAGGTGTTGATCACCGATGCGGATCCACGTCGGGTCATCCGAGCGCTGAAGAACGAGGATTCACCGCTCGATATCTACCTGGCCGGCGGTGGCCAGCTGGCCGCCTCCTTGCTGCCGGAAATCGATGAAATCATCATCAAGCGATACCCCGTGTTCATTGGTTCAGGCATTCGCCCGTTCGGCACGGACTTCGCCCCCAAACAGTTCACGATGACCAAGAGCATCGTCTTCGACCCCGGCAACTCGATCACGAGTTTCAGGCCGACGACGGTGTAG
- a CDS encoding very short patch repair endonuclease, giving the protein MDSMSAQQRSQLMSKIRGKNTKPELFVRRLLHAAGYRFRLQGSIPRSTLENILKEHPDAHLPGGKLPGRPDIVFSARHQVVFVNGCFWHLHDCPDGQHAPQTNAEFWEAKRTATRGRDQRTIVALRELGWESMVLWECELGDPKVVLDRLTGFLGPTDGSTVAV; this is encoded by the coding sequence ATGGACAGCATGTCCGCTCAGCAGCGTTCCCAACTCATGTCGAAGATCAGGGGCAAAAACACCAAGCCCGAGCTTTTCGTGCGCAGATTGCTGCACGCCGCTGGATACCGTTTTCGGCTGCAAGGGAGTATTCCGCGCTCAACGCTGGAAAATATTCTCAAGGAGCACCCGGATGCGCACTTGCCCGGCGGCAAGCTCCCGGGCCGACCCGACATCGTCTTTTCCGCACGCCACCAGGTGGTCTTTGTCAATGGTTGCTTCTGGCACCTCCACGACTGCCCCGATGGCCAGCACGCACCGCAGACAAATGCGGAGTTCTGGGAAGCCAAGCGCACCGCAACGCGCGGACGGGACCAACGCACCATCGTTGCCCTGAGGGAGCTCGGCTGGGAGTCGATGGTCTTGTGGGAATGCGAACTCGGTGACCCGAAAGTCGTTCTTGACCGCCTCACCGGGTTCCTCGGACCAACGGACGGCTCCACCGTGGCAGTGTGA
- a CDS encoding HD domain-containing protein: MTTVSDFDPGATFAADYPQLPIPAQGRVDTSPIVLTAALDESLNPVWAAVVPETRARRNDFHLPISLAYARRLCDAHPQANRELVLVATLLHDTGWAHVDESKIISDGFRGDWRKAEIRFEHERLGCAVARRVLPSLGYSTEFINGACRIIDGHDTRPLAHSIEDALMRDADRLWRFDTTGIAVVSGWLDMTPAAYTDRLESEIIPELITSAAVDMAMADLGRSRTLLQTGILR; the protein is encoded by the coding sequence ATGACTACAGTTTCCGATTTCGACCCCGGCGCGACCTTCGCCGCCGATTACCCGCAGTTACCTATTCCAGCGCAGGGGCGGGTCGACACCAGCCCGATAGTGCTTACCGCGGCCCTGGATGAATCCCTGAACCCGGTCTGGGCAGCAGTTGTTCCGGAAACACGGGCCCGCCGAAACGACTTCCACCTGCCCATCTCCCTGGCATACGCCCGCCGCCTTTGTGATGCCCATCCGCAGGCGAATCGCGAGCTGGTGCTGGTTGCCACGCTGCTCCACGACACCGGATGGGCGCATGTGGATGAAAGCAAGATCATTTCCGATGGTTTCCGCGGGGATTGGCGCAAGGCCGAAATCCGCTTCGAACATGAGCGCCTGGGCTGTGCCGTGGCCCGTCGGGTTCTGCCGTCGCTGGGTTACAGCACCGAGTTCATCAATGGGGCCTGCAGGATCATCGACGGACACGACACCCGCCCTCTGGCCCACTCCATCGAAGACGCATTGATGCGCGACGCTGACAGGCTGTGGCGTTTCGACACCACCGGGATCGCGGTGGTCTCCGGCTGGTTAGACATGACTCCCGCTGCCTACACGGACCGTCTGGAATCGGAAATCATTCCCGAGCTGATCACTTCCGCAGCCGTCGACATGGCCATGGCCGACTTGGGTCGCTCACGTACCCTTCTGCAAACGGGGATTCTGAGATGA
- a CDS encoding DUF1684 domain-containing protein, with protein sequence MSAPAPAITAAEETDAAGFAAEWQAWHQQRLQVLASPHGFLAVTDLHWLTHEPTRFDGIPGQWWVSDDWLYVELATDESLLLNGKAVSGVQKLGSIAERDGFDLGHGETIIEAAKRGGKYILRPRHPQNPLLQDFNGVPAYTPDLRWRITGSYRRFETPRPTLVGAAVEGIEHIYEAPGKVVFELDGETHSLTAFNGHAEGTLNFLFTDATSGKTTYAANRSLAVATPTEDGIVVLDFNRAVNLPCAFTDLATCPLPPAENRLTVAIEAGEQTPFERSAN encoded by the coding sequence ATGTCAGCACCGGCACCCGCAATCACCGCAGCAGAAGAAACCGACGCAGCAGGCTTCGCTGCCGAGTGGCAAGCCTGGCACCAGCAGCGGTTGCAGGTGCTCGCCTCACCCCACGGATTCCTCGCGGTGACCGACCTGCACTGGCTGACGCATGAGCCCACACGCTTCGACGGGATCCCCGGCCAGTGGTGGGTCTCGGATGATTGGCTCTACGTGGAACTCGCCACCGACGAGAGCCTGCTACTGAACGGCAAGGCGGTTTCCGGGGTCCAGAAGCTGGGCAGCATCGCCGAACGCGACGGGTTCGACCTTGGCCACGGGGAAACCATCATCGAAGCAGCCAAGCGCGGCGGCAAATACATCCTGCGCCCGCGCCACCCGCAAAACCCGTTGTTGCAGGACTTCAACGGCGTCCCGGCCTACACTCCGGACCTGCGCTGGCGCATCACCGGCAGCTACCGCCGCTTCGAGACACCCCGGCCCACCCTTGTCGGTGCGGCAGTGGAGGGCATCGAGCACATCTATGAGGCACCCGGCAAGGTGGTGTTCGAACTCGACGGGGAAACCCACTCCCTCACGGCCTTCAACGGCCATGCCGAGGGAACCTTGAACTTCCTGTTCACCGACGCAACGTCGGGAAAGACCACCTATGCGGCCAACCGTTCGCTTGCCGTGGCCACGCCTACCGAGGACGGAATCGTCGTTTTGGACTTCAACAGGGCGGTGAACCTTCCGTGCGCCTTCACCGATCTGGCCACCTGCCCGTTGCCGCCGGCAGAGAACCGGCTGACCGTGGCCATCGAGGCCGGCGAGCAAACGCCGTTCGAACGCTCAGCCAACTGA
- a CDS encoding IclR family transcriptional regulator, with protein sequence MSGGNREPGRSVTSKVLAIIEVFEASRRSLSLTEISELSGVPMSTAHRLVTELLEWGMLSRGPNGKIQLGLRIWAIAQNAGRPLRDAAKPYIQDLFSLTRETSQLAVRDGDMALYVERVYSSQRIPRTTRVGGRLPLHATAVGKVMLAYSADWVADAYLQRPLAALTGHTHVNSARLRDELAQVREQGYATTQEEVRIGSCSIAVPVFHTGRFSCSIALVVPSTHASGMARRLPALHGISKRIEAATAHIPLGTLLGTAINPEPAPTPFE encoded by the coding sequence ATGTCCGGAGGCAACCGAGAACCCGGACGCAGCGTCACCTCCAAGGTCCTGGCCATCATTGAGGTCTTTGAAGCCTCCCGTCGGTCACTGAGCCTGACCGAAATTTCCGAGTTGTCCGGAGTCCCGATGAGCACCGCACACCGTCTGGTCACGGAACTGTTGGAGTGGGGCATGCTAAGTCGTGGCCCCAACGGCAAAATCCAATTGGGGCTGCGCATATGGGCAATCGCGCAGAACGCAGGACGCCCATTGCGTGATGCAGCCAAGCCTTACATCCAAGATCTCTTCTCACTCACGAGGGAAACCAGCCAGCTGGCCGTGCGCGACGGCGACATGGCGCTCTACGTCGAACGCGTCTACAGCAGCCAAAGAATTCCGCGCACCACGCGCGTGGGCGGTCGACTTCCACTGCACGCCACCGCGGTGGGCAAGGTGATGCTCGCCTACTCCGCGGACTGGGTGGCGGATGCCTATCTCCAACGCCCGCTGGCCGCGCTCACCGGTCACACCCACGTCAATTCCGCACGCCTGCGGGATGAACTGGCCCAGGTCCGGGAGCAGGGATACGCAACGACCCAGGAGGAGGTTCGTATCGGCTCTTGCTCCATTGCGGTACCGGTATTCCACACGGGACGTTTCTCCTGCTCCATCGCGCTGGTGGTGCCCTCGACTCATGCCTCGGGCATGGCCCGCCGGCTTCCGGCCTTGCACGGGATTTCCAAGCGCATCGAAGCAGCCACCGCGCATATTCCGCTGGGAACACTGCTGGGCACCGCCATCAATCCTGAGCCGGCACCGACGCCCTTCGAATAG
- a CDS encoding MFS transporter codes for MLETRSPMVPALVYAALSTAIVSSLGMLLVPSISQEMGVSVSTAQWMLTLNLLAGAIATPVMGRLSDGPHKKKLLLVSLAIILAGSVIAALAPNFTVFLIGRTLQGLTYGIVAVTISLARRYVEPAKVRGAISSLSVTVATGIGIGYPLTGIIAGLAGFRWAFWFAALFVLSAIIVVIRVIPNGPDEHAAAIPFDYLGATLLAFGLGSLLLGISEGPHWGWTSPRTLGILLFAVVLLSLWIRTELRSDHPLINLHVFKNGEVLLANLTAIGLGAALYIGLSLASLVAQAPESTGYGLALPVIWAGFVMFPLSVGSFAANRLVHRLGHRFSLATLLPIGAALMAVAGSVLWLAHSELWEILLGMLLFGLGLGAAYAAMPALIARSVATEELGSSVSFNQVLRTIGSSFGTAISGAVIAAHTSADHHATATGINLTFEIGAVLCMLVFLALIINGFATRFRSAT; via the coding sequence GTGCTTGAAACCCGTTCACCCATGGTGCCCGCGTTGGTCTATGCGGCACTATCCACGGCAATCGTCAGCTCACTGGGCATGTTGCTGGTGCCCTCGATCTCTCAGGAAATGGGGGTGTCAGTCAGCACCGCTCAGTGGATGCTGACGCTGAATCTCCTGGCCGGTGCCATAGCCACCCCGGTGATGGGCAGGCTCAGCGATGGCCCGCACAAAAAGAAGCTCTTGCTGGTTTCCCTGGCGATCATCCTTGCCGGATCTGTCATCGCTGCGCTTGCGCCGAACTTCACGGTGTTCCTGATCGGGCGCACCCTCCAGGGCCTGACCTACGGAATCGTCGCCGTGACCATCTCCCTGGCGCGCCGCTACGTGGAACCCGCCAAGGTTCGGGGAGCAATCTCCAGCCTCTCGGTCACCGTGGCCACCGGAATCGGCATTGGCTATCCGCTGACGGGAATCATCGCCGGGCTCGCCGGATTCAGGTGGGCCTTCTGGTTCGCCGCGCTGTTCGTGCTTAGCGCCATCATCGTTGTCATCCGCGTCATTCCCAACGGCCCCGATGAACATGCGGCCGCGATTCCCTTCGACTACCTGGGTGCAACGCTGCTGGCCTTCGGGCTTGGCAGCCTGCTCCTGGGCATCAGTGAAGGTCCCCACTGGGGCTGGACCTCGCCCCGGACCCTCGGCATCCTGTTGTTCGCAGTGGTGCTGCTGTCCCTGTGGATCCGGACGGAACTGCGCAGCGACCACCCGCTGATCAACCTGCATGTCTTCAAGAACGGGGAGGTGCTGCTGGCCAACCTCACGGCGATCGGGCTTGGCGCCGCACTCTACATAGGACTGTCGCTGGCAAGCCTCGTGGCCCAGGCCCCCGAATCCACCGGATACGGCTTGGCCCTGCCCGTGATTTGGGCCGGCTTCGTGATGTTCCCGCTGTCGGTGGGCAGCTTTGCGGCCAACCGCCTGGTGCATCGCCTGGGCCACAGGTTCTCCCTGGCAACGCTGCTGCCCATCGGGGCCGCGCTCATGGCCGTCGCCGGATCGGTGCTGTGGCTGGCCCACAGTGAACTCTGGGAGATCCTGCTGGGAATGCTGCTCTTCGGGCTGGGTCTGGGCGCCGCCTATGCCGCCATGCCGGCGCTGATTGCACGCAGCGTGGCGACCGAAGAACTGGGCAGCTCGGTGAGTTTCAACCAGGTCCTGCGCACCATCGGCAGCTCCTTTGGCACAGCCATCTCGGGTGCGGTCATCGCCGCGCACACCTCGGCCGACCACCACGCCACAGCCACCGGAATCAACCTCACGTTTGAGATCGGAGCCGTGCTCTGCATGCTGGTGTTCCTCGCGCTGATCATCAACGGGTTCGCCACACGTTTCCGCTCCGCGACCTAG